From a single Anaeromicrobium sediminis genomic region:
- the larB gene encoding nickel pincer cofactor biosynthesis protein LarB — MDSKDIRKLLEDVKKDKMQIEEAMEKIEDLPFKDLEFAKIDNHREIRVGYPEVIYCEGKTVEQVRDIIKFMNTKDSNILATRANEEIYNAVKKICKDAEYNKLGRTITIRKKEEKLTNDYIAIISAGTSDLPVVEEAAETAKILGNRVEKIIDVGVAGIHRLLARLDKIRGAKVIIVVAGMEGALASVVGGLVDKPIIAVPTSVGYGANFGGLSSLLCMLNSCASGISVVNIDNGFGAAYNASIINKL, encoded by the coding sequence ATGGATTCGAAGGATATTAGAAAATTATTAGAAGATGTGAAAAAGGATAAAATGCAAATAGAAGAAGCAATGGAAAAGATTGAGGATCTACCTTTTAAGGATTTAGAGTTTGCTAAAATTGATAACCATAGAGAAATAAGAGTAGGATATCCTGAAGTAATATATTGTGAAGGAAAGACTGTAGAACAAGTTAGAGACATTATTAAATTCATGAATACAAAGGATAGCAACATACTAGCCACCAGAGCCAATGAGGAAATTTACAATGCAGTAAAGAAAATATGCAAAGATGCAGAATATAATAAGCTTGGAAGAACAATAACTATTAGAAAGAAAGAAGAGAAGCTAACGAATGATTATATAGCCATCATTTCAGCAGGAACTTCAGATTTACCCGTAGTGGAGGAAGCAGCAGAAACTGCAAAAATTCTTGGGAATAGGGTAGAGAAAATTATTGATGTGGGAGTTGCTGGTATTCATAGACTTTTAGCCAGATTAGACAAAATAAGAGGGGCTAAGGTCATTATTGTGGTAGCAGGAATGGAAGGAGCCCTTGCCAGTGTAGTTGGAGGCCTAGTTGATAAGCCAATTATAGCTGTTCCCACAAGTGTAGGCTATGGAGCAAATTTTGGAGGACTATCATCCCTTTTATGCATGTTAAACAGTTGTGCAAGTGGGATAAGTGTAGTAAATATAGACAACGGATTTGGTGCAGCATATAATGCTAGTATCATTAATAAGTTATAA
- a CDS encoding sigma-54 interaction domain-containing protein translates to MSELYDHIDAIIIVNKQGIIEYSAMFCPETNRFENEGITGKRLLEIYPTLTKETSSHYRVLKSGEPIVNEKQSLTNFKGESAVLINSTFPMEYNNEIIGTIEASVFSSAHKINSHKSLNDFRSHNALYTLEDIITKDDALLEIKEKLKRISQSNSSVLICGDTGTGKELVAQAIHNYSARNNGPFISQNCSAIPSTLLESTLFGTVKGSYTGAENKKGLFELANDGTLFLDEINSMDIGLQAKILKAIEEKKIRRVGGESFININIRVVSAMNTDPLAAIDDGILRKDLYYRLGVVQINLPPLKDRKKDILLLTDHFIKTYNHQMCKNILGVSEIVKNIFNSYTWPGNVRELRNAIESAFNLCTEEIIPLKDIPEYIIYNNKKEKYFAKDTVQNKSLPELLKNYEKNLILDALSISKNITEAAKKLQITRQSLQYKMDKYNL, encoded by the coding sequence ATGTCTGAATTATATGACCACATAGATGCGATTATAATTGTTAATAAACAAGGTATTATTGAATATTCTGCAATGTTTTGCCCTGAAACCAACCGTTTTGAAAATGAAGGCATTACAGGAAAACGTCTTTTAGAAATATATCCTACACTCACAAAGGAAACTAGTAGTCATTATAGGGTTCTAAAAAGTGGTGAGCCTATCGTCAATGAAAAACAATCCCTAACAAACTTTAAAGGAGAGTCTGCCGTTCTTATCAATTCCACTTTTCCAATGGAATATAATAACGAGATCATTGGGACCATAGAAGCTTCTGTTTTTTCTTCAGCCCATAAAATTAACTCTCATAAATCCTTGAATGACTTTAGATCACATAATGCTTTATATACACTAGAAGATATTATTACAAAAGATGATGCCCTACTTGAAATCAAAGAGAAACTAAAGAGAATATCTCAAAGTAATTCTTCTGTATTAATTTGTGGAGATACAGGAACTGGAAAAGAACTTGTTGCCCAAGCCATTCATAATTACAGTGCAAGAAATAACGGCCCTTTTATCTCTCAAAATTGCTCTGCCATTCCTTCAACTTTACTAGAAAGTACATTATTTGGAACCGTAAAAGGAAGTTATACGGGAGCAGAAAATAAAAAAGGGTTATTCGAATTAGCAAATGATGGAACATTATTTCTAGATGAAATCAATTCTATGGATATTGGTCTCCAAGCAAAAATACTAAAGGCTATTGAAGAGAAAAAAATTCGCCGTGTTGGCGGTGAATCCTTTATCAATATCAATATTCGCGTTGTTTCTGCCATGAATACAGATCCCCTTGCAGCTATTGATGATGGTATACTTAGAAAAGACCTGTATTATAGATTAGGTGTAGTACAAATAAATCTACCACCTCTTAAAGATAGAAAAAAAGATATTCTTCTTTTAACAGATCATTTTATAAAAACATATAATCATCAAATGTGTAAAAACATACTGGGTGTAAGTGAAATTGTAAAAAACATATTTAACTCCTATACCTGGCCTGGAAATGTTAGGGAGCTAAGAAATGCAATAGAATCTGCTTTTAATTTATGCACAGAAGAAATTATTCCCTTGAAAGATATTCCTGAATATATTATTTACAATAATAAAAAGGAAAAATATTTTGCAAAAGATACGGTTCAAAATAAATCCCTTCCTGAATTGCTAAAAAACTATGAAAAAAACCTTATACTGGATGCCTTATCTATCTCAAAGAATATAACGGAAGCTGCAAAAAAGTTACAAATTACTAGACAATCTCTTCAATATAAAATGGATAAATATAATCTATAA
- a CDS encoding MerR family transcriptional regulator, which produces MRIGKFGQINNISKDTIRHYMDLGLIVPEKVGGQYDFDERCQNSLNRILDLKAMGFTLNEIKTIFTFRILGNLIPYEEEEYYKTIFMSKYENVIKDIENLTNIKNRLKKKIDEISKEKRKKKFTLGVHISTLNLLRCLKCNGKLVIVDGKIKDNQIIDGKLRCNCNEEYIIEDGILKIDGYYRESELNFLSGYISEYINVTDSDYLDNVYKGIKWIDKKVDFNNFKSKVILELGSGFGFYLRNIYNKLSDDCVYIAVDHDLTRHRFLKSILERAECRKNIIFLCTDFLQIPIKNKSVDMLVDFAGTSNYSFEEEEFLLEHMEKYAKDNGYLIGSYILFKNFSMNSLIGEQYRKNFVMENVKANIHNMGYKCIDDKVSDYVEEGGKYESFFVKGEKVYNYIFYGKR; this is translated from the coding sequence ATGAGGATTGGGAAATTTGGACAGATAAATAATATTAGTAAAGATACAATAAGACACTATATGGATTTAGGCTTAATTGTACCAGAAAAGGTAGGGGGACAATATGACTTTGATGAGAGGTGTCAAAATAGTTTAAATAGAATTTTAGATCTAAAGGCTATGGGATTTACTCTGAATGAGATTAAGACCATATTTACCTTTAGAATATTAGGTAATCTCATTCCCTATGAGGAAGAAGAGTATTATAAAACTATTTTTATGAGCAAATATGAGAATGTTATAAAGGATATTGAAAACCTAACTAATATAAAAAATAGATTAAAGAAAAAGATAGATGAAATATCAAAAGAAAAGAGAAAAAAGAAGTTCACATTAGGTGTTCATATAAGTACATTGAATCTATTAAGATGCTTAAAATGTAATGGAAAATTAGTCATAGTAGATGGGAAAATAAAGGACAACCAGATAATAGATGGAAAGTTAAGATGTAATTGCAATGAAGAATATATTATTGAAGATGGCATACTAAAAATAGATGGATATTATAGAGAATCAGAATTGAATTTCTTGAGTGGTTATATTAGTGAGTACATAAATGTTACTGATTCAGATTACTTAGATAATGTATATAAGGGTATAAAATGGATAGATAAGAAAGTAGACTTTAATAATTTTAAGAGTAAAGTCATTTTAGAATTAGGTTCAGGGTTTGGATTTTATCTTAGAAATATATATAATAAGCTTTCAGATGACTGTGTGTATATAGCTGTAGATCATGACTTGACTCGCCATAGATTTCTTAAGAGTATCCTTGAAAGGGCAGAGTGTAGGAAGAATATTATTTTCCTATGTACGGATTTTTTACAAATACCTATAAAAAATAAATCAGTAGATATGTTAGTGGACTTTGCAGGAACTAGTAATTATAGTTTTGAGGAGGAAGAATTTTTACTAGAGCATATGGAAAAATATGCAAAGGACAATGGGTATTTAATTGGGAGTTATATTTTATTTAAGAACTTTAGCATGAATAGCCTTATAGGAGAGCAATATAGAAAGAACTTTGTAATGGAAAATGTAAAGGCTAATATACATAATATGGGATATAAGTGTATAGATGATAAAGTATCTGATTATGTAGAAGAGGGTGGCAAGTATGAAAGTTTCTTTGTAAAAGGTGAAAAGGTATATAATTATATATTTTATGGAAAAAGGTAG
- the larE gene encoding ATP-dependent sacrificial sulfur transferase LarE — translation MINNEKYKRLIKYLKKLDKVVLAFSGGVDSTFLLKAAKEALGNDVKAVTILSPYIPRWEVEEAKELVKELDVEYEVIQVPIIDEIKNNPEDRCYLCKTAIFSMIKEKAEIEGYNYVIDGTNFDDTSDYRPGMVALKELEIKSPLLECELTKNEIRSLSKELNLSTWDKPAYACLLTRIPYGHELKEENFRKIEEAEKYMMSIGFRAVRVRCHNDLARIEVNRKDRKRLFDEKILDDISARLKEIGFKYISMDMEGYRVGSFNETMKK, via the coding sequence ATGATAAATAATGAAAAATATAAAAGACTAATAAAATACTTAAAGAAATTAGATAAGGTAGTTCTAGCTTTTTCAGGAGGGGTTGATAGTACCTTCTTATTAAAAGCTGCTAAAGAGGCCCTTGGAAATGATGTAAAGGCAGTAACTATACTTTCGCCATATATTCCTAGATGGGAAGTGGAAGAAGCTAAGGAGTTAGTTAAGGAATTAGATGTAGAATATGAAGTAATACAGGTTCCAATCATTGATGAAATTAAAAATAATCCAGAAGATAGATGCTATCTATGTAAAACAGCCATATTTAGTATGATAAAGGAAAAGGCTGAAATTGAGGGATATAATTACGTAATAGATGGAACTAACTTTGATGACACATCTGATTATAGGCCGGGTATGGTAGCTTTAAAGGAATTAGAAATAAAAAGTCCCTTACTTGAATGTGAATTGACTAAGAATGAGATAAGAAGTTTATCTAAGGAACTTAATCTTAGTACATGGGATAAACCAGCTTATGCTTGTCTTTTAACTAGAATTCCCTATGGCCATGAATTAAAGGAAGAGAATTTTAGAAAGATAGAAGAGGCTGAAAAATATATGATGAGCATAGGTTTTAGAGCTGTTAGAGTAAGATGTCATAATGATTTGGCAAGGATAGAAGTCAACAGGAAAGACAGAAAAAGGCTATTTGATGAAAAGATTCTAGATGATATTTCAGCTAGATTAAAAGAAATTGGATTTAAATATATATCCATGGATATGGAAGGATACAGAGTAGGAAGCTTTAATGAAACTATGAAAAAATAG
- a CDS encoding DUF805 domain-containing protein, producing the protein MELILLELSRLFLPKGRIDNLRFIGYSFFLLIFDISLSVLISFNLYIFYIILIWGISCLIVQRLHDLDRPLEHILLLLIPIYNIYLFFCLLFKKGTTGANKYGDPPINHEI; encoded by the coding sequence ATGGAGTTGATTTTATTGGAATTAAGTAGGTTATTCTTACCTAAAGGCCGTATAGATAATTTGCGTTTTATTGGATATAGCTTCTTCTTACTTATATTTGATATAAGTTTAAGTGTCCTAATATCTTTTAATCTATATATTTTTTATATTATTCTTATATGGGGCATATCTTGTCTTATTGTTCAGCGTTTACATGATTTAGATAGACCATTGGAACATATTCTATTACTCCTTATTCCTATTTACAATATTTATTTGTTTTTTTGTCTTTTATTTAAAAAAGGTACTACTGGAGCAAATAAGTATGGTGATCCTCCAATCAACCACGAAATTTAA
- a CDS encoding SDR family NAD(P)-dependent oxidoreductase — MYEDLKRKRVVITGGASGIGLATVKRFVDEGAKVVIFDVNKKNLDEVLLELKNVQGILVDVSNESSVVNAFEQVDELLGGVDILISNAGISVRKSFHEITYEQWQKVININLGGMFLCARESIKRMIKEKTGVILFTGSTNGMDGHVYYADYNASKAGVINLAKTIALEYAPWLRVNVLSPGYVMTPMQKAEYTEEMFAEVNEGIPIKRHAEPEEIAALFAFLASNEASYITGQNIPIDGGETA, encoded by the coding sequence ATGTATGAAGATTTAAAGAGAAAAAGAGTAGTTATAACAGGTGGTGCTAGTGGTATTGGATTGGCTACTGTTAAAAGATTTGTAGATGAGGGTGCTAAAGTTGTAATATTTGATGTTAATAAAAAGAATCTAGATGAAGTATTATTAGAACTTAAAAATGTACAAGGAATACTAGTAGATGTAAGTAATGAATCAAGTGTAGTTAATGCATTTGAACAGGTGGATGAACTATTAGGCGGAGTAGATATATTAATATCTAATGCAGGTATAAGTGTTAGGAAATCCTTTCATGAGATTACATATGAACAATGGCAGAAAGTTATTAATATAAATTTAGGTGGCATGTTTTTATGTGCCAGGGAAAGTATAAAAAGAATGATAAAAGAAAAAACTGGAGTTATTCTCTTTACAGGATCAACTAATGGTATGGATGGCCATGTTTATTATGCAGATTATAATGCCTCTAAGGCTGGTGTTATTAATCTGGCTAAAACAATTGCTCTTGAATACGCCCCTTGGTTAAGGGTAAATGTTCTTTCTCCAGGATATGTAATGACTCCTATGCAAAAGGCTGAATACACAGAGGAAATGTTTGCTGAAGTAAATGAAGGTATTCCTATAAAACGTCATGCAGAGCCTGAAGAAATAGCTGCCCTTTTTGCTTTCTTAGCCTCAAATGAAGCCTCTTATATAACAGGTCAAAACATTCCTATAGATGGAGGAGAAACTGCTTAA
- the nhaC gene encoding Na+/H+ antiporter NhaC, giving the protein MECKKNMTFGKAISVIIFLILSLFWSLKWGTGYSQIPLIATATLAAVIAMKSGYDWKELEVGILNTVQVSMQAILIMMIIGMLIGTWILSGVVPTMIYYGLKIISPRIFLIATLFICSIVSLACGSSWTTASTVGIALVGIAQGLGIPTHIAVGAIISGSYFGDKMSPLSETTNLAPAVAGSNLFDHIKHMSYTTGVSLLISTVLFGFVGLKYGGSKIDSNSIQIILDGLSSQFIISPILFLPPILVIVMVIKKIPAIPGLIVGVILGGLLGFFLQGADLKSIVEAAHFGYISDTGVEVIDSLLSRGGMDSMMFTISLIICAMILGGVLETSGMLYAISEKILTFVHGTGSLVMATVLTSIGTNIVTGDQALAIIIPGRMYKDIYEEQRLKPKNLSRALEDAGTLTSPLVPWNVCGAFMATTFGVATLAYLPFAFLNLINPIVSIIYGFTGITMEKYSEEELHKKSTIDIE; this is encoded by the coding sequence ATGGAATGTAAGAAAAATATGACTTTTGGAAAAGCCATTAGCGTTATTATCTTTCTCATCCTATCCTTGTTTTGGTCATTAAAATGGGGTACGGGCTATTCTCAAATTCCTTTAATTGCAACAGCTACACTTGCAGCTGTCATTGCTATGAAATCCGGATATGATTGGAAGGAACTAGAAGTAGGTATCTTAAATACAGTACAAGTATCCATGCAAGCTATTCTCATTATGATGATTATAGGTATGCTTATTGGAACATGGATTTTGTCTGGAGTTGTTCCTACAATGATTTATTATGGGTTAAAAATTATTTCTCCACGTATATTTTTAATTGCCACTTTATTTATTTGTTCTATTGTATCACTAGCCTGTGGAAGTTCATGGACTACTGCAAGTACAGTAGGTATTGCCCTTGTTGGTATTGCACAAGGTCTTGGTATTCCTACACATATTGCAGTAGGTGCAATTATCTCAGGCTCCTATTTTGGCGATAAAATGTCTCCACTTTCAGAAACTACAAATCTTGCTCCAGCTGTGGCTGGTTCAAATCTCTTTGATCATATTAAACATATGAGTTATACAACTGGCGTTAGCTTATTAATATCTACTGTTTTGTTTGGATTTGTAGGGCTTAAATATGGAGGATCTAAAATTGATTCTAATTCTATTCAAATTATTTTAGACGGATTATCTTCACAATTTATCATTTCTCCTATTTTATTTCTTCCACCGATTCTTGTTATCGTCATGGTAATTAAAAAAATTCCTGCTATTCCTGGTCTTATTGTTGGTGTAATTTTAGGTGGATTATTAGGTTTTTTCTTACAAGGCGCTGATTTAAAAAGTATTGTAGAAGCTGCTCATTTTGGTTATATATCTGATACAGGAGTAGAGGTTATTGATAGTTTATTAAGCCGCGGTGGCATGGATAGTATGATGTTTACTATCTCCTTAATCATATGTGCAATGATTCTAGGTGGAGTTTTAGAAACTTCTGGAATGCTTTATGCTATATCAGAAAAGATACTAACATTTGTCCATGGTACAGGTTCTCTCGTTATGGCCACAGTTCTTACTTCTATCGGTACAAATATTGTAACGGGTGATCAGGCTTTAGCCATCATCATTCCTGGAAGAATGTACAAAGATATTTATGAAGAACAAAGATTAAAACCTAAAAATCTATCTAGAGCTTTAGAAGATGCTGGAACCCTTACCTCTCCTTTAGTTCCTTGGAATGTATGTGGTGCCTTTATGGCTACTACCTTTGGGGTTGCAACATTAGCTTATTTACCTTTTGCTTTTCTCAATCTTATTAATCCTATTGTCTCAATTATCTATGGCTTTACAGGTATCACAATGGAAAAGTATTCTGAAGAAGAATTACACAAAAAAAGTACTATAGATATTGAGTAA
- the larC gene encoding nickel pincer cofactor biosynthesis protein LarC, producing MNVLYYDCFCGISGDMNLGAMIDLGVDKEYLLEGISKLKLESEYEIHIKESIKKGITGTKVDVIIKNEGHNHDHEHKHDHEHDHHHHHEHHGHDHSHDHNHSHNHDHSHEHHHRGLKEIEDIINSSDLNENVKKLSLDMFMEVAKAEAKVHGKSLYEVHFHEVGAIDSIIDMVGAAICLDYLKVDKIMASKVQLGGGFVKCAHGIIPVPAPATVEILKDIPVKTGIVEFETTTPTGAAILAANVEEFTDKIEFSIEKIGYGIGNRELEIPNVLRVYLGKEIKKEEVKKQYILETNIDDMNPELYGHVEERLFEVGALDVFKTPIIMKKGRAATKLSILVSDKKEKDVLEVIFKETTSIGLRKYEVDKIMLDRDFKKISTKYGDVTIKKAYYEGELIKYKAEYEDCKKIAKENNIPISEVYKEVDKIVEKM from the coding sequence ATGAACGTATTGTATTATGATTGTTTTTGTGGAATCAGTGGAGATATGAATTTAGGAGCAATGATAGATCTAGGTGTAGATAAGGAATACCTTTTAGAGGGAATATCAAAGCTTAAGTTAGAGTCTGAATATGAAATACACATTAAAGAATCAATTAAAAAGGGCATAACAGGAACTAAGGTTGATGTAATCATAAAAAATGAAGGTCATAACCATGACCATGAGCACAAACATGACCATGAACATGATCATCATCACCATCATGAACACCATGGACACGATCACTCACATGACCATAATCATAGCCACAATCATGACCATAGTCATGAACACCACCATAGGGGATTGAAGGAAATTGAAGACATAATAAATTCAAGTGACTTAAATGAAAATGTGAAGAAACTAAGTTTAGACATGTTTATGGAAGTAGCTAAGGCAGAGGCTAAGGTCCATGGGAAAAGCCTATATGAAGTACATTTTCATGAAGTTGGAGCCATTGATTCTATTATAGATATGGTAGGAGCAGCCATATGCCTAGACTATTTAAAGGTAGACAAAATTATGGCATCTAAAGTTCAACTAGGAGGGGGTTTTGTAAAATGTGCCCACGGAATTATACCAGTACCAGCTCCAGCTACTGTTGAAATATTAAAGGATATACCAGTTAAGACTGGAATTGTGGAATTTGAGACAACTACACCTACAGGGGCAGCCATTTTAGCAGCCAATGTGGAGGAATTTACAGATAAGATAGAGTTCTCAATAGAGAAAATTGGATACGGTATAGGTAATAGGGAATTAGAAATACCTAACGTACTTAGGGTGTACTTGGGAAAGGAAATAAAGAAAGAGGAAGTAAAAAAGCAGTATATTCTTGAAACTAATATAGATGATATGAATCCAGAACTGTATGGTCATGTAGAAGAAAGACTTTTTGAGGTGGGAGCCTTAGATGTGTTTAAAACACCTATTATTATGAAAAAGGGAAGGGCTGCCACAAAATTAAGTATATTAGTTAGTGATAAAAAGGAAAAGGATGTATTAGAAGTAATTTTTAAAGAGACCACTTCCATAGGTCTTAGAAAATATGAAGTAGATAAGATTATGCTTGATAGAGATTTTAAAAAGATAAGTACGAAGTATGGAGATGTTACTATTAAAAAGGCCTATTATGAAGGTGAATTAATTAAATATAAGGCAGAATATGAAGATTGCAAAAAAATTGCTAAAGAAAATAATATACCAATTTCAGAAGTTTACAAAGAAGTAGATAAAATAGTGGAGAAGATGTAG
- the speB gene encoding agmatinase: MTTVNEMIKDHRIWAGLNKPDLSPDESDVLIFGIPFDGSVSFRSGAKDAPKALREITYTISPTTEDLKSFADLKVLDLGDCCGENRNEVFEKAEEFTYQAVKSNKFFTMIGGDHSTTIPVHKGIDRALDEPFGIIHFDAHFDLCDDQGGDKLSHGSTERRALELKNVTNTDNLFFVGIRSIESDELDFFHNNKINVLTSKEVHHKGVEKSLEIIKNKMKNFNKIYITLDIDCLDPAYAGGTGTPQFGGLTSRELLDLLYGLFELPIIGFDVVEVAPKLDPSLTSLFAARKIITECWGHYYRKNNR; encoded by the coding sequence ATGACAACTGTAAATGAAATGATTAAGGATCATCGTATATGGGCAGGTTTAAACAAACCTGATTTATCCCCTGATGAATCAGATGTACTTATCTTTGGTATTCCTTTTGATGGAAGTGTTAGTTTTCGATCTGGCGCCAAAGATGCACCAAAAGCCCTGAGAGAAATTACCTACACCATTTCACCTACTACTGAAGATTTAAAAAGTTTTGCTGATTTAAAAGTACTAGATTTAGGTGATTGCTGTGGAGAAAATAGAAATGAAGTCTTTGAAAAGGCAGAAGAATTTACTTATCAAGCGGTAAAATCTAATAAATTTTTTACTATGATCGGTGGAGATCATTCAACTACCATTCCTGTACACAAAGGAATTGATCGTGCCCTTGATGAGCCTTTTGGTATTATTCATTTTGATGCACATTTTGATCTCTGTGATGATCAAGGTGGGGATAAATTATCCCATGGTTCAACAGAAAGAAGAGCTCTTGAACTAAAAAATGTTACGAATACAGATAACCTTTTTTTCGTAGGTATTCGATCTATTGAATCAGATGAATTAGATTTCTTCCATAATAATAAAATAAATGTATTAACTTCTAAAGAAGTTCATCATAAGGGTGTTGAAAAATCATTAGAGATTATAAAAAATAAAATGAAAAACTTTAATAAGATATACATTACATTAGATATTGATTGTTTAGACCCTGCATATGCAGGCGGTACGGGTACGCCTCAATTTGGTGGATTAACCAGTAGAGAGCTATTAGATCTTCTATATGGTTTATTTGAATTGCCTATTATTGGTTTTGATGTGGTTGAGGTAGCTCCAAAATTAGACCCTTCACTAACATCTCTTTTTGCTGCACGAAAAATTATTACTGAATGTTGGGGACATTATTATAGAAAAAATAATAGATAA
- a CDS encoding energy-coupling factor ABC transporter ATP-binding protein, with the protein MIKIDNVTFKYKEKTALHNMKVHIKEGESVAIIGPNGSGKSTFLKLLNGIVFPSKGTYTFDETNITEKRLQDNSFSKLFHKRIGFVFQNADTQLFCSSVSEEIAFGPMQMGLSKDEINKRVNDCLSMLSIEKLRDEHPYNLSGGEKKRVAIASVLAMNPEVITLDEPMNGIDPKGKRFLRELFIKLNKAGKTIICATHDFEYVEGLFKRALVFSQDHTVIRDDKYDMVVKDDEFLIDNNIK; encoded by the coding sequence ATGATTAAAATAGATAATGTAACATTTAAATATAAAGAGAAAACAGCCCTTCATAATATGAAGGTTCATATAAAAGAGGGAGAGTCAGTAGCCATTATTGGGCCAAATGGAAGTGGAAAATCTACATTTTTAAAGTTGCTAAATGGTATTGTCTTTCCAAGTAAGGGAACTTATACCTTTGATGAAACTAATATTACTGAAAAAAGATTGCAGGATAATAGTTTTTCTAAACTATTTCACAAGAGAATAGGATTTGTATTTCAAAATGCAGACACTCAACTCTTTTGTTCTAGTGTCTCTGAGGAAATAGCCTTTGGACCAATGCAAATGGGTCTTTCAAAGGATGAAATAAATAAAAGGGTAAATGATTGCTTATCCATGCTCAGCATAGAAAAGTTAAGGGATGAACACCCATATAACCTAAGTGGTGGAGAAAAAAAGCGGGTTGCAATAGCCAGTGTTCTTGCCATGAATCCAGAGGTCATTACTCTAGATGAACCTATGAATGGTATAGATCCAAAGGGAAAAAGATTTTTAAGAGAACTTTTTATTAAATTAAATAAAGCTGGTAAAACTATTATCTGCGCAACACATGATTTTGAGTATGTGGAAGGTCTTTTTAAAAGGGCCCTAGTATTTTCCCAAGACCATACTGTTATTAGGGATGATAAATACGATATGGTTGTAAAAGACGATGAATTTTTAATAGATAATAATATTAAGTAG